The following are encoded together in the Rhizobium tumorigenes genome:
- a CDS encoding DUF1656 domain-containing protein — MRPEVDIYGVYIPTLGAMAVIVFFINAILRRALAATGFYRLVWHRPLFDTALYFCLLGALVLTINRIPL, encoded by the coding sequence ATGAGACCGGAGGTCGACATCTACGGGGTTTATATCCCGACGCTGGGCGCGATGGCCGTCATCGTCTTCTTTATCAACGCAATCCTTAGGCGCGCGCTGGCAGCAACCGGCTTCTATCGCCTCGTCTGGCATCGGCCGCTGTTCGATACTGCCCTCTATTTCTGCCTGCTCGGCGCCCTCGTGCTGACAATCAATCGGATACCCCTATGA
- a CDS encoding SURF1 family protein: MTPVSAPPSTSHRSRFALVMWVICLLLLTAVFIGLGTWQVERLHWKLDLIARVDARVHAPPQPAPGPSTWSSINTNDDEYRHVRIAGTLLNDKETQVYAVTNLGPGFWVLTPMKSADGTITWINRGFVPTDKRNPKTRPEGEISTPTTITGLLRIDEPNGTLLRSNVPQDERWYSRDVAAMGAARGLTDVAPYFIDADSQPNPGGLPVGGLTQIVFPNSHLVYAFTWFGMAIMSFGMTGYLVFLERKRTTS, translated from the coding sequence ATGACACCCGTTTCCGCCCCCCCTTCGACGTCCCACCGGTCAAGATTTGCCTTGGTAATGTGGGTGATCTGCCTGCTGTTGCTGACCGCAGTCTTCATCGGCCTTGGAACCTGGCAGGTCGAACGGCTGCATTGGAAGCTGGACCTGATCGCCCGCGTCGATGCGCGGGTGCATGCCCCGCCGCAGCCCGCACCCGGCCCTTCGACATGGTCTTCGATAAATACCAATGACGACGAATATCGCCATGTACGCATCGCCGGCACCTTATTGAACGACAAGGAGACCCAGGTCTACGCAGTGACGAACCTCGGTCCCGGTTTCTGGGTGCTGACGCCAATGAAATCCGCGGACGGAACGATAACTTGGATCAATCGTGGCTTCGTTCCGACGGACAAGCGCAATCCTAAGACGAGGCCGGAAGGCGAAATCTCGACACCCACCACCATCACCGGCCTTCTGCGCATCGACGAACCAAATGGCACATTGCTGCGGTCAAACGTGCCGCAGGACGAGCGTTGGTATTCCCGCGACGTCGCGGCGATGGGCGCTGCCCGGGGCCTTACGGACGTTGCGCCCTATTTCATCGATGCGGATTCACAGCCCAATCCGGGCGGATTACCCGTCGGCGGGCTGACACAGATCGTTTTCCCGAACAGCCATCTGGTCTATGCATTTACTTGGTTCGGGATGGCGATCATGTCATTCGGCATGACCGGCTATCTTGTTTTCCTCGAACGCAAACGCACGACGTCCTGA
- the cyoA gene encoding ubiquinol oxidase subunit II produces MHRASKIFSRLSALSMLVLLAGCNMVVMAPSGDIAVQQRDLIVISTVLMLLIIIPVIFLIFFFGWKYRQSNTDAKYDPDWHHSTRLEVMIWSAPLVIIIALGAVTWISTHKLDPYRPLDRIDSATPLAKDVKPMTVEVVALDWKWLFFYPDLGIATVNELAAPVNTPINFKITSGTVMNSFYIPALAGQIYAMAGMETKLHAVINKPGEFEGISANYSGAGFSNMRFKFHGLDQAAFDQWVQKAKSQGKVLDTTSYAELAKPSIKDPVQYFSSVGDGLYNSILNMCATPGKMCMNEMMHIDASGGAGKESQENREKLIHDNRDAANDVAPATMDHGDTSMPGMDMGNGSAAPATPSK; encoded by the coding sequence GTGCACAGAGCATCGAAAATCTTCAGCCGTTTATCCGCCCTTTCCATGCTGGTCCTGCTAGCGGGCTGTAACATGGTGGTCATGGCGCCATCCGGCGACATCGCCGTTCAGCAGCGCGACCTCATCGTGATTTCCACGGTGCTGATGCTCCTCATCATCATCCCGGTGATCTTTCTTATCTTCTTTTTCGGCTGGAAATACCGTCAGTCGAACACGGATGCCAAGTATGATCCCGATTGGCATCATTCGACACGTCTCGAGGTCATGATCTGGTCGGCTCCGCTGGTGATCATCATCGCGCTTGGCGCCGTCACGTGGATCAGCACCCACAAGCTCGACCCTTACAGGCCGCTCGACCGCATCGACAGCGCGACGCCGCTCGCAAAAGACGTGAAGCCTATGACCGTCGAGGTCGTGGCGCTCGATTGGAAATGGCTGTTCTTCTACCCCGACCTCGGCATTGCGACGGTCAACGAACTCGCAGCTCCGGTCAACACGCCGATCAACTTCAAGATCACGTCCGGCACCGTCATGAATTCGTTCTACATCCCGGCACTGGCTGGCCAGATCTACGCCATGGCGGGCATGGAAACGAAGCTGCATGCCGTGATCAACAAGCCGGGTGAGTTCGAGGGCATCTCTGCTAACTACAGCGGCGCCGGCTTCTCGAACATGCGCTTCAAATTCCACGGCCTCGACCAGGCAGCTTTCGATCAGTGGGTCCAGAAGGCCAAGAGCCAAGGTAAGGTGCTGGATACGACCAGCTACGCCGAGCTTGCCAAGCCGAGCATCAAGGACCCGGTTCAGTACTTTTCCTCTGTTGGCGACGGTCTCTACAATTCCATCCTCAACATGTGCGCTACCCCCGGCAAGATGTGCATGAACGAGATGATGCACATCGACGCCAGCGGTGGTGCGGGCAAGGAAAGCCAGGAAAACCGCGAAAAACTGATTCACGACAATCGCGATGCCGCAAATGACGTCGCGCCGGCCACTATGGACCACGGCGACACATCGATGCCGGGCATGGATATGGGCAACGGTTCCGCCGCCCCTGCCACGCCGAGCAAATGA
- a CDS encoding MarR family winged helix-turn-helix transcriptional regulator produces MSLELTASQALGLWHGVTIEQVHLDKRDLTLRQMAILLQIYLVPPPHTVRGLAATLGVSKPVITRALDTMGAMGLVDRVRDAKDRRNVIIKRTVTGALYLEKLGDLVIGQSRLLTS; encoded by the coding sequence TTGTCCCTTGAACTGACCGCTTCCCAGGCATTGGGCTTGTGGCATGGCGTTACCATAGAGCAGGTTCATCTCGACAAGCGGGATCTCACCTTGCGACAAATGGCGATCTTGCTGCAGATCTATCTGGTGCCGCCGCCCCATACGGTTCGTGGACTGGCGGCCACACTGGGCGTCAGCAAGCCGGTGATCACTCGCGCCCTCGATACGATGGGGGCGATGGGGCTTGTCGACCGCGTGCGGGACGCCAAGGATCGCCGCAATGTCATCATAAAGCGCACCGTCACCGGTGCGCTTTATCTGGAAAAACTTGGCGATCTGGTCATTGGCCAAAGCCGCCTGCTCACCTCCTGA
- a CDS encoding MFS transporter, which produces MANFTHVSAEPTSSGLERDARKIHSDRPVAAGNIAIGVIIGRTSEFFDFFIYGIASVLVFPKLFFPFADALQGTLYSFLIFSLAFIARPIGSVIFMAVDRTYGRGVKLTIALFLLGGSTVSISFLSGYDEIGVAAIWLLAAFRIGQGLALGGAWDGLASLLALNAPTNRRGWYAMIPQLGAPIGFMIASALFAYFVFSLSTEDFLSWGWRYPFFCAFAVNVVALFARLRLVATPEFGSLLERHELEATKVADMLSVHGRDVVIGAFAPLASFALFHLMTVFPLGWVTLYSEQAPASFLMVEFVGAIFAIVGIVCSGLIADRIGRRGQLAVCAVLIAIFSFIAPHLLDGGQTGRYTFVIIGYSLLGLSFGQAAGALASRFGQTYRYTGAAITSDLSWLIGAGFAPFVALSLSSQFGIAFAGYYLLSGALCTLAALAFSRRLETLDT; this is translated from the coding sequence ATGGCTAATTTTACGCATGTGAGCGCAGAACCGACATCGTCTGGACTGGAGCGGGATGCCCGCAAGATACACTCGGACAGACCGGTTGCGGCCGGCAATATCGCCATCGGAGTGATCATTGGTCGCACGTCCGAATTCTTCGATTTCTTCATCTACGGCATCGCCTCGGTGCTGGTCTTTCCGAAGCTTTTCTTTCCGTTCGCCGATGCCCTGCAAGGCACGCTTTATTCGTTCCTCATTTTCTCGCTGGCCTTCATTGCCCGACCAATCGGCTCGGTCATCTTCATGGCGGTCGATCGGACCTACGGGCGCGGCGTGAAGCTGACGATCGCGCTTTTCCTGCTCGGAGGATCGACTGTCTCCATCAGCTTCCTGTCCGGTTATGACGAGATCGGCGTTGCGGCGATCTGGCTGCTGGCCGCATTTCGCATAGGCCAGGGCCTGGCACTGGGAGGAGCCTGGGACGGCCTGGCATCGCTGCTTGCGCTGAATGCGCCAACAAATCGCCGTGGCTGGTATGCGATGATCCCCCAGCTTGGTGCGCCCATCGGCTTCATGATTGCCAGCGCGTTGTTTGCCTATTTCGTCTTCAGCCTGTCGACCGAGGATTTCCTGTCCTGGGGCTGGCGCTATCCGTTCTTCTGCGCTTTCGCCGTCAATGTCGTGGCGCTGTTTGCCCGGTTGCGGCTGGTGGCTACTCCGGAGTTCGGTTCGCTGCTGGAGCGGCACGAGCTGGAAGCAACCAAGGTTGCTGACATGCTGAGTGTCCATGGACGCGATGTCGTCATCGGTGCTTTTGCACCGCTCGCAAGTTTCGCGCTGTTCCACCTGATGACGGTCTTCCCGCTCGGCTGGGTGACGCTTTACAGTGAGCAGGCTCCGGCTTCCTTCCTGATGGTCGAGTTCGTCGGAGCGATCTTTGCCATTGTCGGCATCGTCTGTTCCGGGCTGATTGCCGATCGCATCGGTCGTCGCGGACAACTGGCCGTCTGCGCAGTTCTGATCGCGATCTTCAGCTTTATCGCCCCGCACCTGCTCGATGGTGGCCAGACCGGCCGATACACCTTCGTCATCATCGGCTACTCATTGCTCGGCTTGTCCTTCGGCCAGGCGGCCGGTGCTCTCGCCTCGCGCTTTGGCCAAACCTACCGCTACACGGGCGCTGCAATCACTTCGGACCTCTCCTGGCTGATCGGCGCCGGTTTTGCGCCGTTTGTGGCGCTCAGCCTCTCCAGTCAGTTCGGCATCGCGTTTGCCGGCTACTACCTGCTGTCCGGCGCGCTCTGCACGCTTGCTGCCCTGGCGTTCAGCCGCCGTCTGGAAACGCTGGATACCTGA
- a CDS encoding NlpC/P60 family protein, protein MELDRRLNAYRPDLADIALEGMVDAERFVAGNPALIGAPVIGLRPKADTSAGIDTELLRGEAVNVFERKDGWCWVKAASDGYVGYLPEDALSVAGASPTHVVWPQRSPLYPEPELRKPQVAVLSMGSRVCVTGEAEVRGNRYVVLDDGTALYAKHVRLIGEAVESDYVTVAGRFIETPYLWGGRSGLGIDCSGLVQLAMAMVGKAAPRDADMQAAGLGEPIERGDLRRGDLVFWKGHVAIMEDAETIIHANGHTMTVARENFADAVERIGWLYEQPTGYRRPTV, encoded by the coding sequence ATGGAACTGGACCGCCGCCTCAATGCCTACCGGCCCGATCTTGCCGACATTGCGCTCGAGGGAATGGTAGATGCCGAGCGCTTCGTTGCAGGAAACCCGGCGCTGATCGGCGCGCCCGTCATTGGTCTGCGTCCCAAAGCGGACACGTCGGCGGGTATCGACACGGAATTGCTACGCGGCGAGGCGGTGAATGTGTTCGAGCGCAAGGACGGGTGGTGCTGGGTGAAGGCAGCCTCAGACGGGTATGTCGGCTATCTGCCGGAGGATGCCCTGTCGGTCGCCGGAGCCAGTCCGACGCATGTCGTCTGGCCCCAACGCAGCCCGCTTTATCCGGAGCCGGAGCTTCGCAAGCCGCAGGTCGCTGTGTTGTCTATGGGGAGCCGGGTCTGTGTTACGGGCGAGGCGGAAGTCCGGGGAAATCGATACGTTGTTCTGGATGACGGTACTGCGCTCTATGCCAAGCATGTGCGGCTGATCGGCGAAGCGGTAGAAAGCGACTACGTTACCGTCGCGGGCCGCTTTATCGAGACGCCCTATCTTTGGGGCGGTCGCTCCGGGCTGGGCATCGATTGCTCCGGGCTGGTCCAGTTGGCGATGGCCATGGTTGGCAAAGCTGCGCCCCGCGATGCCGACATGCAGGCAGCAGGCCTCGGCGAACCGATCGAGCGGGGCGATCTTCGCCGCGGCGATCTTGTGTTCTGGAAAGGGCACGTCGCAATCATGGAGGATGCCGAGACGATCATCCACGCCAACGGTCACACGATGACGGTTGCCCGCGAGAACTTCGCCGACGCCGTCGAGCGGATTGGCTGGCTCTACGAGCAGCCGACGGGATACCGTCGTCCTACCGTCTGA
- the cyoC gene encoding cytochrome o ubiquinol oxidase subunit III: protein MTAMHADAAADGKTPAFYLKEEHHPEESTMLGFWIYIMSDCLIFAVLFATYAVLGRSYAAGPSPADLFELSTVAINTTMLLLSSITYGFAMLSMEKNNTRSTLLWLGITGLFGIAFVGLELNEFYHLILEGAGPQRSAFLSAFFTLVGTHGLHVTCGIIWLVTLMVQVGKHGLIHENKRRLMCLSMFWHFLDVVWIGVFSFVYLMGVLG from the coding sequence ATGACAGCAATGCATGCAGACGCCGCCGCAGATGGCAAAACGCCTGCCTTCTACCTGAAGGAAGAGCACCACCCAGAAGAGAGCACGATGCTCGGCTTCTGGATCTACATCATGAGCGACTGCCTGATCTTCGCAGTGCTCTTCGCAACCTATGCCGTGCTCGGCCGCTCCTATGCGGCCGGCCCTTCGCCAGCCGACCTGTTCGAGCTGTCGACCGTGGCGATCAATACCACGATGCTGCTGCTCTCCTCGATCACCTATGGCTTTGCCATGCTGAGCATGGAGAAGAACAACACCAGGTCGACACTGCTCTGGCTGGGGATTACCGGCCTGTTCGGGATCGCCTTCGTCGGGCTCGAGCTGAACGAATTCTATCACTTGATCCTCGAGGGCGCCGGCCCGCAGCGAAGCGCGTTCCTGTCGGCGTTCTTCACCCTTGTCGGCACGCACGGACTTCACGTCACCTGCGGTATCATCTGGCTGGTTACCCTGATGGTTCAAGTCGGCAAGCATGGCCTAATTCACGAGAACAAGCGCCGCCTGATGTGCCTCAGCATGTTCTGGCACTTCCTCGACGTCGTCTGGATCGGCGTTTTCTCCTTCGTCTATCTCATGGGGGTTCTCGGATGA
- the cyoD gene encoding cytochrome o ubiquinol oxidase subunit IV, with protein sequence MSSNTHTPHTADSDHGHAAHGHDGHGHGGTEAAHGTFKSYMTGFILSVILTVIPFWLVMAKVIESPVTTAGIVMALGAVQIVVHMVYFLHMNTKSEGGWNALALTFTVVIVVIALSGSLWVMHNLNVNMMPMSPDMMRNMP encoded by the coding sequence ATGAGCTCGAACACACACACTCCACACACTGCAGACAGCGATCACGGACATGCCGCCCATGGGCACGATGGCCACGGGCACGGCGGGACCGAAGCCGCACACGGTACGTTCAAGAGCTACATGACCGGGTTTATCCTGTCGGTAATCCTGACCGTGATCCCCTTCTGGCTGGTGATGGCAAAGGTCATCGAAAGCCCGGTAACGACAGCCGGCATCGTCATGGCGCTCGGCGCCGTACAGATCGTCGTCCACATGGTCTATTTCCTGCACATGAACACCAAGTCTGAAGGCGGCTGGAACGCACTGGCGCTGACCTTCACCGTGGTGATCGTCGTGATCGCGCTCAGCGGTTCGCTCTGGGTCATGCACAACCTCAACGTCAACATGATGCCAATGTCCCCGGATATGATGCGCAACATGCCGTAA
- the cyoB gene encoding cytochrome o ubiquinol oxidase subunit I, with the protein MFSNPDLLKFIFGRLTLDSIPYHEPILIVTFIVVAIGGATVLGLLTYFKLWGYLWNEWFTSIDHKKIGIMYMVLAIIMLLRGFSDALLMRMQQAMAFNGSEGYLPPHHYDQIFTAHGVIMIFFVAMPLVTGLMNFAVPLQIGARDVSFPFLNNFSFWMTTAGSMLIMISLFIGEFARTGWLAYPPLSESAYSPDVGVDYYIWGLQIAGIGTLLSGVNLIATIVKMRAPGMTMMKMPIFTWTALCTNVLIVAAFPVLTAVLALLSLDRYAGTNFFTNDLGGNPMMYVNLIWIWGHPEVYILILPAFGVFSEVVATFCSKRLFGYASMVYATVVITILSYLVWLHHFFTMGSGASVNSFFGITTMIISIPTGAKIFNWLFTMYRGRIRFEVPMLWAMGFMVTFVIGGMTGVMLAIPPADFVLHNSLFLIAHFHNVIIGGVVFGAFAGINYWFPKAFGFKLDPFWGKMSFWFWLVGFYFAFMPLYILGLMGVTRRLSQFEDPSLQIYFVTAAFGAGLIAIGIASFLIQIFVSIKNREALADFTGDPWGGRTLEWSTSSPPPSYNFALTPIVYDHDSWWDMKARGHVRPTEGFLPIHMPKSTSAGIILGILSIVFGFGMVWHIWWMAALGFVAMLVVTIAHTFNYKRDFYIPVEEVIRTENARTKLLAERV; encoded by the coding sequence ATGTTCTCAAACCCGGACCTCTTGAAGTTCATCTTCGGTCGACTGACCCTCGACTCGATCCCCTATCACGAACCGATCCTGATCGTGACGTTCATCGTCGTGGCAATCGGCGGCGCCACGGTCCTCGGCTTGCTGACCTATTTCAAGCTTTGGGGCTATCTGTGGAACGAATGGTTCACAAGCATCGACCACAAGAAGATCGGCATCATGTACATGGTGCTTGCGATCATCATGCTGTTGCGCGGCTTCTCCGATGCCCTTCTGATGCGCATGCAGCAGGCAATGGCGTTCAACGGATCCGAAGGCTACCTGCCACCGCATCACTACGACCAGATCTTTACGGCGCACGGCGTGATCATGATCTTCTTTGTGGCGATGCCGCTCGTCACCGGTCTGATGAACTTTGCGGTTCCGCTCCAGATCGGCGCGCGCGACGTGTCCTTCCCGTTCCTGAACAACTTCAGCTTCTGGATGACAACGGCCGGCTCGATGCTGATCATGATCTCGTTGTTCATCGGCGAATTCGCTCGCACCGGCTGGCTGGCATACCCGCCGCTGTCGGAAAGCGCCTATAGTCCCGATGTGGGTGTCGATTACTATATCTGGGGCCTGCAGATCGCGGGTATCGGAACTCTTTTGTCGGGCGTCAACCTGATCGCCACCATCGTCAAGATGCGTGCGCCAGGCATGACCATGATGAAGATGCCTATCTTCACCTGGACGGCGCTCTGCACCAACGTCCTGATCGTCGCCGCCTTCCCGGTATTGACCGCCGTTCTCGCCTTGCTGTCGCTCGACCGCTATGCCGGAACGAACTTCTTTACCAACGACCTCGGCGGCAACCCGATGATGTATGTCAACCTCATCTGGATCTGGGGCCACCCGGAAGTGTACATTCTCATCCTGCCAGCATTCGGCGTGTTTTCGGAAGTTGTCGCGACATTCTGCAGCAAGCGCCTGTTTGGCTATGCGTCGATGGTCTACGCCACCGTCGTCATCACCATCCTTTCCTACCTCGTCTGGCTGCATCACTTCTTCACGATGGGTTCCGGCGCCAGCGTCAACTCGTTCTTCGGCATCACCACGATGATCATCTCGATCCCGACAGGGGCGAAGATCTTCAACTGGCTCTTCACCATGTATCGTGGTCGCATCCGCTTCGAGGTTCCGATGCTGTGGGCCATGGGCTTCATGGTGACCTTCGTCATCGGCGGAATGACGGGCGTCATGCTCGCAATTCCTCCGGCCGACTTCGTGCTGCACAACTCGTTGTTCCTTATCGCCCATTTCCATAACGTCATCATCGGCGGCGTCGTGTTCGGCGCGTTCGCAGGCATCAACTACTGGTTCCCGAAGGCTTTCGGCTTCAAGCTCGATCCGTTCTGGGGCAAGATGTCTTTCTGGTTCTGGCTGGTCGGCTTTTACTTCGCCTTCATGCCGCTCTACATTCTCGGCCTGATGGGCGTCACCCGCCGCCTCAGCCAGTTCGAGGACCCGTCGCTGCAGATCTACTTCGTCACCGCAGCTTTCGGTGCCGGCCTGATTGCCATCGGCATTGCCTCGTTCCTGATCCAGATCTTCGTCAGCATCAAGAACCGGGAAGCGCTTGCGGATTTCACCGGCGACCCCTGGGGCGGCCGTACGCTCGAATGGTCGACTTCGTCGCCACCCCCGAGCTACAACTTCGCCCTCACCCCGATCGTCTACGATCACGACTCGTGGTGGGACATGAAGGCACGCGGCCATGTTCGTCCGACGGAAGGCTTCCTGCCGATCCACATGCCGAAAAGCACGAGCGCCGGCATTATCCTCGGTATTCTCAGCATCGTCTTCGGTTTCGGCATGGTGTGGCATATCTGGTGGATGGCAGCGCTCGGCTTTGTCGCAATGCTGGTCGTCACCATCGCCCACACCTTCAACTACAAGCGTGACTTCTACATTCCGGTCGAAGAAGTGATCAGAACCGAAAACGCGCGGACCAAGCTGCTTGCAGAACGGGTATAA
- a CDS encoding efflux RND transporter periplasmic adaptor subunit, which translates to MKFLAFSGRFLLTAVVVVLAGVLGWHLWDYYMNAPWTRDGKVRADVVRVAADVSGFVTEVDVKDNQSIKKGDVIFRIDQARFSLALRQADAQITSAQAALGMAKSDLELYQRLGDGSVTRQKIQQTQATVAQDQAALEEAVVSRDTAQLNIDRSTVRAPVNGILSNFSLQPGNYVTAGSAVTALIDADSYYIDGYFEENKLDRIKVGDGAVVHLMGTKDALKGRVVGIAGGIEDRERSETSSLLANVTPTFTWVRLAQRVPVRVALSDVPAGTALVAGRTASVTITP; encoded by the coding sequence ATGAAGTTCCTGGCATTTTCAGGTCGTTTCCTGCTCACGGCCGTTGTCGTCGTTCTGGCTGGCGTCCTTGGGTGGCACCTCTGGGATTATTACATGAACGCGCCCTGGACGCGGGATGGCAAGGTGCGCGCAGACGTTGTGCGGGTGGCCGCCGATGTCTCCGGCTTCGTGACCGAGGTCGACGTCAAGGACAACCAGAGCATCAAGAAGGGCGATGTCATCTTCCGCATCGACCAGGCGCGCTTTTCCCTCGCCCTGCGGCAGGCCGACGCGCAAATTACCAGTGCCCAGGCGGCGCTCGGCATGGCCAAGAGCGACCTCGAACTCTACCAGCGCCTCGGTGACGGGTCGGTAACGCGCCAGAAGATCCAGCAGACGCAGGCCACAGTCGCACAGGATCAGGCGGCGCTGGAGGAAGCGGTGGTCAGCCGCGACACCGCGCAACTGAATATCGACCGCTCGACCGTGCGGGCACCGGTCAACGGGATTCTCAGCAACTTCTCGCTCCAGCCTGGCAACTATGTGACCGCCGGGAGTGCCGTCACAGCGCTGATCGACGCGGATTCCTACTACATCGACGGCTATTTCGAGGAAAACAAACTGGATCGGATCAAGGTCGGCGATGGCGCCGTCGTCCATCTGATGGGAACTAAGGACGCCCTGAAGGGCCGCGTTGTCGGCATCGCAGGAGGGATCGAGGACCGGGAGCGCTCGGAAACGAGCAGCCTGCTTGCCAACGTCACGCCGACTTTCACCTGGGTTCGCCTCGCCCAGCGCGTGCCGGTGCGCGTCGCCCTCTCCGACGTGCCTGCAGGCACCGCGCTGGTGGCGGGACGGACTGCCAGCGTGACGATCACACCGTAA
- a CDS encoding GCG_CRPN prefix-to-repeats domain-containing protein has protein sequence MPVGPSTFSADNASIVQVDYACGRGWHESWNGECRPNEWRRGPPPFWDRDRWPPHHHHHWDEYGGGDGDWGRPPPPRW, from the coding sequence ATGCCGGTTGGTCCTTCAACGTTCAGCGCAGACAACGCGTCGATCGTGCAAGTCGATTACGCCTGCGGTCGAGGATGGCACGAATCATGGAATGGCGAATGCCGGCCCAACGAGTGGCGTCGCGGTCCGCCGCCGTTCTGGGACCGCGACCGCTGGCCTCCGCATCATCACCATCATTGGGATGAGTATGGCGGCGGTGATGGAGATTGGGGCCGTCCCCCACCACCCCGCTGGTAA